A genomic segment from Gilvibacter sp. SZ-19 encodes:
- a CDS encoding DUF302 domain-containing protein, with translation MSYYFNKTINGTFEGIIDKVTQKLKEEGFGILTEIDVSETLKNKLDVNFKKYKILGACNPPYAHKALQAEDKIGTMLPCNVIVQEIEAGVFEVAAVNPMASMQAVENEDLEKIADEISAMLENVIEKL, from the coding sequence ATGAGCTACTACTTTAATAAGACAATCAATGGAACCTTTGAAGGGATTATTGATAAAGTTACACAAAAATTAAAAGAAGAAGGTTTTGGAATACTCACAGAAATTGACGTATCAGAAACCCTGAAGAATAAATTAGACGTGAACTTTAAGAAGTATAAGATTTTGGGAGCGTGCAATCCACCCTATGCCCATAAAGCGTTACAAGCTGAGGATAAGATTGGAACGATGCTACCCTGTAATGTTATAGTTCAGGAAATTGAAGCAGGAGTTTTTGAAGTTGCTGCAGTAAATCCTATGGCATCTATGCAGGCTGTAGAGAATGAAGATTTAGAGAAAATTGCGGACGAGATTTCGGCAATGTTGGAAAACGTCATTGAAAAGCTATAG
- a CDS encoding DUF3347 domain-containing protein has product MSKLKLVIGVVAIAFVTLTAASCKDAKTEKNNSTDHHSEMNANGDHSKMNHDNSDGHHDGEKKEMAMSGDGNPQAVLNDYFNLKDALVGDDNAKAKELGAILATSLGKLDISKYTGAQQSDLRDIVEDAVEHAEHISESDIAHQREHFKILSKDMTDMVAITGTENTLYQQFCPMYDGGSAWLSMSEDIKNPYYGSKMLTCGKVQKEIN; this is encoded by the coding sequence ATGAGCAAATTAAAATTAGTAATAGGAGTAGTTGCAATAGCATTTGTAACCCTAACAGCAGCGTCTTGTAAAGATGCCAAAACAGAGAAAAATAATTCTACTGACCATCATTCAGAAATGAATGCTAATGGTGACCATTCAAAAATGAATCACGACAATAGTGATGGTCACCACGATGGAGAGAAAAAGGAAATGGCAATGAGTGGAGATGGCAATCCACAAGCAGTCTTAAATGACTACTTCAACTTAAAAGATGCCTTGGTAGGAGATGATAATGCCAAAGCCAAAGAGCTGGGAGCAATCCTTGCAACATCCTTAGGCAAGCTTGATATTTCAAAATATACGGGTGCCCAGCAATCAGATTTAAGGGACATTGTTGAGGATGCGGTAGAACACGCAGAGCATATATCAGAAAGTGATATCGCACACCAGCGAGAGCATTTCAAAATATTGAGTAAGGATATGACCGATATGGTGGCAATCACAGGAACTGAGAACACACTATATCAACAATTCTGTCCAATGTACGATGGGGGTAGCGCTTGGTTGAGTATGAGTGAGGATATCAAAAATCCATACTACGGAAGCAAAATGTTAACCTGCGGAAAAGTTCAAAAAGAAATCAATTAA
- a CDS encoding heme-binding domain-containing protein has protein sequence MKAVKIIAIVLLVAFVVIQFIPVDRNQSDSVPKTDFMLVNDVPSDIKDKLRVSCYDCHSNNTQYPWYNKVQPVAWFLEGHIKEGKSELNFNEWDALSNRRKASKLRSIIKQIESGEMPLASYTLIHKDAIFSEEETKQVVKYMENLKDSL, from the coding sequence ATGAAGGCTGTAAAAATCATAGCAATAGTATTGTTGGTTGCCTTTGTGGTCATACAGTTTATTCCTGTAGACCGCAATCAAAGCGACAGTGTCCCAAAAACCGACTTTATGTTGGTGAATGATGTCCCAAGTGATATCAAGGACAAGTTGCGGGTCTCTTGTTATGATTGCCATAGTAACAATACACAATACCCTTGGTACAACAAGGTGCAACCTGTGGCTTGGTTTCTTGAAGGACATATAAAAGAAGGAAAATCAGAGCTAAATTTTAACGAGTGGGATGCTCTATCAAACCGTAGAAAAGCCAGTAAGCTAAGGTCCATCATTAAACAAATTGAAAGTGGTGAGATGCCTTTAGCTTCTTACACCTTAATTCACAAGGATGCCATTTTTTCAGAAGAAGAAACTAAGCAGGTTGTTAAGTATATGGAAAATTTAAAAGATAGTTTATAA